Within Fusobacterium gonidiaformans ATCC 25563, the genomic segment TGCTGCTACCGTTCCTCCATAAGCAATCCAGTTAATCACAGCAATCGAACTTAATTGCATTTTTAATACCTTCATCGTTTGTTTTCGGAATCCTTCTGATAAATCAGCAATTTCTTCTTCTCGTTTTCCATCTGTTCCGTATACTTTCAAAGTTGTTAATCCTTGTAAACTATCTAAAAATAGATTTCCAACACTAGCATACTTAGACCAATATTTTTTTTGAACTTTCTTAACTATTTTTAATAGTAACTGTAAAGTCAAAGGAATACTACAAGCCATAATCAATAAGACCAAAGCTGCCTTCAAATTCCAAGGAGCAATCACACAAAATAAAATCAGAGAAGATGCAAAACAGTAGTAAAATTGTGTTAAATATCCTCCAAAATAATTTTCCAACTGCTCTACTCCATCGACTGCTAGATGAATAACTTCCTGAGTTTGAAAACTTTCTTGGTATGAAATTCCCAAACGTAATACTTTTTGATAGATTGCCTTTCTTAAATTTTCTTTTACTTCTGATACCAAAAAACCTAATTTAGATGCAACCATTCTCATACACCACTGTTTTATTAGAATGATAACTATCATTCCTCCTATTACCAAAAATAAATTTGTTGTCCAATTCGCTTCTAAGATATCTGTCAATAATTTTGCAAATAAAAAAGAAAAACCAATACCTGCTAGCAATCGATAGCAAGATAGAAATACACTGTCCTTGATATATTTTTCTGTTTCTCCACAAAAATGGTATAGTTGTTTTTCAATCAACGAACTCAAGCCCCTTTCTCTCTTAATGTTGTAATTTTTGATATTTATTTTTATATCCGAAGTTATCGTAACGAAAACTATTTTATTTGTCAAGAACATTTTCTTTAGTTTTTTAATAAAAAAAAGAACTAAGAGAATCTTTAAGTTTTAAGATCTCTTAGCCCTTTTCTTATCCTTTTATTTTATAGGAAGTTAACAGTTCCAAATCCAATTGGTAAATCAAAAGTAACCCAAATTCCTAAGAAAATTAAGCTAGATATTAAAATCACAATGGCATGAGGTATCATATATGTGATTAAATCTCCCATTCCAAATTTTTTATTGTATTTATTACAATAAATTAAAATCAATGCAAAATAACTCATCAATGGAGAAACCACATTCGTAGAAGAATCACCTATTCTATAAGCTAACTGAGCTAATTCAGGTGAAATTCCCATTTTGTATAACATAGGTAGAAAAATAGGAGCTAACAAGACATATTTACTAGTCATAGAACCTATAAATAAATTTGCAAAAGAACAGAATAACACAAAAGCTATGATCAAAGGTAATCTACTTAATCCTATTCCTGATAAAAATTTTCCTCCTTCCGCTGCAATAATAATTCCTAATTGACTATAAGAGAACCAAGAAATAAAGATAGAAGAGAAGAAACACAATACAATAAAAGCTCCAAATCCATCTAAAGATTTAAATAAAAAAGTCATTAAATCCTTGTCATTTCTAATTTTCTTAGTTGCAATTCCATAAAACAATCCAGGAACGAAGAAAATAAAACAGATTACTGGAACAATCGCAGATAATAATGGACTCCAACCTAATAGTAGTTTTCCTGTATTTGGATTTCTAAGTGGTGCCCATGATGGTACAGAAAGAATAAGAATAATGGCTAAAGAAACAAGAAATCCTAAGCCAGCAGCACGCAATCCTTTATTTTCTTCTTCTGTTAAAATAGAAAAATTATTTTCTTCTGTTTCAGAAATCTCTTCCTCTAAAGTCATACCCTCTAATTGTGGTTCGATAAATCGGTCATTGATAAAAGCGATAATAAAGGTAATAAAAAAAGTAAAGAAAAACATAAAAATAGAGTTTGCTAAAGGTGTCACTATATAATCAGGATTTACAATACTCATTGCTGAAGTAGACAATCCCCCTAAAAGTGCATCTATAGAAACTAAACAAGCAGCAAATCCAGCTGAAGTAGAAGAAAATCCTAAAATAATTCCGGCAATAGGATTTCTTTTCAATTGTTTATAAATAATTCCGGCGATAGGAATCACTAAAACATAACCAATATCCCCAGCAAAAGAAGAATTGACTCCCAAAAAAGCTATGAAAAATGATACATATCTTCCTTTAATTTTTTGCATAGATTTCTTTAAAAAACTTGGAAACAAACCAACTTCATTTAAAAAATTGAAGAATAATGAAAAAAATAAAACAACTCCTAAGGGTTCAAAAGAAATAAAATTTTCTACTGCAGATTCAAATATCCATCGTATTCCTTCCGCATTTAATAGGTTACGAACCTGAAAAGTTTGTAGCTCCACTTCTTTTGTAGAACGATTGATCGCTTCAATCTCTACTTGAACACCCATTTGTGAAAAAATGACAGATAGAAAAGCTACTACAACTGATAAGATGATAAAAATAGTTACTGGATGCGGTAATCGATTAGAAATTGCCGCAACTTTTCCTAAAAAACCTTTTCTAGAAAATTCCGTTTCGTTTGCCATAACGATTTCCTCCTTTAAATTTTTAATTTATTCTTTCATACAATAACTCACAAATTTTTCAAAAATCTTTTGCATTTCCGTATTACCTCTTGCGGTCATCATTTCAGGATGCCATTGAATTCCATATAGAAACTTATGCGATTTTTTTTGAAAAGCTTCAATAACCCCATCGTTTGTCGTAGCAATTACCGTTAAATTTTCTCCCAGTCGATTGATGATTTGATGATGAAAAGAATTCGTAAAAATTTTCTCTCCATACAATTCAAACAATATGTTATCCCTATCGATAATATTTACAGTATGTGTTGCCAATTCAGGATACATCTCCTGTCGATGCTGTATTACTTCCGAAGAATAATATTTCAAATCTTGATATAAACTTCCTTTAAAATAAACATTTAACAATTGATGTCCCCGACAAACTCCTAAAATAGGCTTACCTGTTTTTAAAAACTCTTCCAATAATATCCATTCATAAGCATCTCTTTCCGGAGAGACTAAATGAATTCCGTTTTTAAAATCTTCTCCATATAAAAAAGGGTTTAAATCAGTTCCCCCTGATAGTAACAAACCATCTAACAAAGCAATCTGATCTTTTATAATCTCCCTGTCTTCTGTTACCGGAATTACCAAAGGAATTCCTCCTCCTTTGACAACAGCCTTTGTATAATCAATACTAACCGTCGTTCTATGGTAGTTTCTTAATCCTTCTTCTTTTTCATAAGCAGATGTAATTCCAATAATTGGTTTTTTCATTCTATCTCCCCTCATTTTTGTAGTTTATACTACATTTATATTTCTAAAATGTAGTTTTGTCAATAGAAAAAATTTTTGCTACCTATTCTAAAAAAAATCACTTTATTTTAAAAAATGATATTTCTTTCTGATTTTTAAAGCTTTTGTGAAAAGAAAAAAAGATGTTGCTTTTCTTTCACAACATCTTTATATTTTTTTTGAATAATATCATATTTTATAGTAATATTCTTTTTTTATTTCTCATTCGTAAATAAAAAATCTTTCATTTCCGTATTTTTTTTCATTTCAGAGTAAATTTTTTCCTTATTTTGTTCAAATAAAGCTGTTAGAATAATATTACATAATTCCATAGGAACAATATAAGAATTAAAAAATCCTTCATTTTCACAGGAAAGTTTAAATACCATATCACTTAGATAACTAATCTCTGAAAATAGATTACTGGTTATCGCTACAATTTTCGCTTTTTTTTCTTTTGCTAAGCTGAGAGCTCGAACTTCATCCTGTAAAAACCTGGGGAAAGTAAAAAGAATGACTAAATCTCTCTCATTGATATGAGAAAAAATTTCATACAATCCCAAACCTCCTTCATTAACACATTCTGTATCAAAACCTAATCTTTTAATATGCCAAAATAGAAATTGAGAAATAGCACGACTAGAACCAATTCCTAAAATATAGATCTTTCGACTATGATTGATCCATGAAACAAGCTCATTCACAGCTTCAAAATCTATATTCATCAGAAATTCTTTTATATTTTTCAGATCTGCATTTACAATTTTATTCACAATATCAGAATTTGATTGAAAATTATCCCAATGCTTTACTATTCTATCTGCTGGATTTGCTTCTCTAAGCTCTAATGCAATATAGTTTCTAAACTCTGTAAATTTTACAAACCCTAATGCTTTTGAAAATCTTAAAATAGAAGCATCACTTACTCCAATTTCCTTGCCCAATTCCAAAGCAGAGAGTAACAATACTTGTTTTGGATTTTTTACAATATATTCCGCTATTTTTTTTTCACCTTTTGTCAGAGTTTTATAATGCTCCATATAGAATTTACTGATTTTATCCATCACAACAACTCCTCTAAAAACTTTTCTTTTGCCTCCAAAATTCTTGAAATTTTTTCAAAGCATTTGCTCTATGACTAATTTGATTTTTTACTTCCGGCATTTCTGCTAAAGTTTTTCCATATTCTTTTACATAAAAATAAGGATCATAACCAAAACCAAATTCCCCACGTCTATCATCAACGATTTCTCCCTCGACTTCTCCACGAAAAGAAAAAACTTCTCCATCAGGTTTTGCAAAACTAATCACAGAAACAAATCTTGCTTTTCTATTGTCTATCCCTTTCAAGTTTTGAATCAATTTTTGATTATTTGCTTCATCAGTTCCTTCTTCAGAATATCTAGCAGAATAGACTCCAGGTGCTCCACCCAAAGCATCAACACAAAGCCCGGAATCATCAGCAACTGTCATCATATTTAAATATTTTGCAATTTCCAATGCTTTTTTTTGTGAATTTTCTTCAAATGTTTTTCCGTCTTCCACTACTTCAGGAATCGAAATTCCATCTAAGATCGAAAAAATCTCTACTTCATTTTCATGAAAAATCGCTTTGATTTCTTCAATCTTATGCTTATTTCCTGTTGCTAAAAATAATTTCATAATCTTCTCCTAAAACTTCTCTTTGTTTTTCCAATAATTGATGAATTCCAATTTCAGCCATATCCAATAAAGCATTTAGTTCTTTTCGACAAAAAGTAGCTTCTTCTCCTGTTCCTTGTACTTCAATATATTCTCCCAAATCATTTTGAATTACATTCATATCCACTTCTGCCGAAGAATCTTCCACATAGTTCAAATCTAAGAAAATATTCCCTTCACATTTTCCAACACTCACAGCAGCCACGCTAGAAAGAACAGGACTTTCTGTAATAGTTCCTTCTCGTAATAACTTTGCGGCTGCAATTGCCATAGCCACAAAAGCCCCTGTAATCGATGCTGTTCTTGTTCCTCCATCCGCTTGAATAACATCACAATCCAAAGTAATCGTTCTTTCCCCTAATTTTTCTAAATCTATTGAAGAACGTAAGGCTCTCCCAATCAATCTTTGAATTTCCATTGTCCTACCTGATAATTTTCCTTTAGCAGCTTCCCTTTGATTTCTCTCTCCTGTTGCTCTTGGAATCATAGAGTATTCTGCAGTCAGCCAACCTTTTCCTGTATTTTTAATAAAAGAAGGAACTTTTTCACTAACACTTGCTGTACAAATTACTTTTGTATTTCCAGATTCTATCAGTACAGATCCCTCAGCATGAATATTAAAATCTCTAGTGATTTTAATTTCTCTCAACTGATTTTCTTTTCTTCCATCTATTCTTTCCACTACTTTTCCTCCATTTTTTCTTGAAACTGTATATGATACAAATGTTCATACAATCCTTTTTTCTCTAATAATTCTGTATGATTTCCTACTTCTCTAATTTTTCCATCTTCCATCACAACGATCTTATCCGCATGAATAATAGTAGACAGACGATGAGCAATGACAAAGGTTGTTCTTCCTTTCATCAGTTCATCTAAGGCTTCCTGTACTAATTTTTCTGATTCCGTATCCAAAGCCGAAGTTGCCTCATCTAAGATCATAATTTGAGGATTTTGAATCAGAGCTCTTGCAATTGCGATTCTTTGCTTTTGTCCTCCTGATAAACGAGTTCCTCGCTCTCCTACTTCTGTTTCAAATTGCTCAGGAAGCTCCATAATAAAGTCGTAAGCATTTGCCATTTTAGCAGCTTTTTCTATTTCTTCTTGAGTAACCCTCTCTTTTCCAAAAGCAATATTTTCTGCAATACTTCCACTGAATAAAAAGCTTTCTTGTGGTACTACCCCGATATAATTTCTAAACTCTTCTAATGGAATCGTTTGACTATCTACTCCATTGATTAAAATTTTTCCGGAAACTGTTTCATAAAAACGAGCTATTAAATTTACCAAAGTGCTCTTTCCGCTTCCGCTTTTTCCAACCAGAGCAACAACTTCGCCTGACTTAATAGAAAGACTTATATCTTCTAAAACGTTCTCTGTGGTATCAGGATAAACAAAGGAAACATTTTCTATCTCAATGCTTTCAATTCTTCCATCTAAATGCTTTTCTTCCCCAGTATATTCTTTCTCTATATTTTCTTCCAAAATTTCTAACACTCTATCAGCAGACGGGATAGATTCTTGAAGTTCGTTATTTTTAGCTACCAAACGTTTTAAAGGTTGTTGCATCAATCCTAGAGCTGTCACAAAAGACACTAAATCTCCAGAAGTGATGTCTTTCGTCACAATAATTTTATATCCCCCATATAGAGCAACTAACACAATCATAAGAGTAGTAATTAGCTCATTGATAGGAGAAACCTTTGCTTTAATTTTAGCTGTTTTAAAGGACTTTTGAAATTCATCATAGCTAATTTCTTCGTATTTTGAAATCATTATTTTCATAGCATTAAAAGCTTTTACTACAAAGATTCCTGATAAACTTTCTTGTGTGAAAGCAGTAATTGCCCCTGCAGTATCTTGACGAACCCTTCCTGATTTTCTAATTTTTTTGGTATACTTCCTTACAATTTGTAAAATTAAAGGTAGTACAATTAAGGAAATAAGAGCTAAAATATAGTCCACTTGAAACATACGAATGATTAACACAAAAGTTGTTAAAAACTCTTTAAACATTTCAAAAATAATAAATCCCATTCTTCCGAGAGTTGAAGTATCTCCGGAAAGCCTTGCCATAATATCCCCCAATTTATTTTTCTTGTAATAATGTAGAGGAAGTTTTTGCAAATGCTTAAAAATATCTACTTTAATATCTCTCTTTATGACCTCTGTAATATAACCGGATCCTATATCAGCATAATAAACAGCAAGAACCTTAATCAAAGTACAAAAAAACATTCCTGCTAATACTAAGAATAACATATTTTTTTCTTGTTTTACTAGAACGTCATCAATCAAATACTTACTTAACCAAGCCGGAATGGCACTCATAGCTGACGCCAAGGCGGATAAAATTACAATGGCAAACATTTTCCATTTATATTGCATACTATAATGCAAGAAAGTACTTAATGACTTATTTTTTAATGGATTCCATGATAGTTTTTTCATTTTTCTCCTTCAACTAGAAAATCGGCATAATTTTCTATAATATTTTCTCCCGATAAGCTTTCCCTTACCGACTCTAATTTTTTCTTCCATGATGCCGGATTTTGTTTTATTTTTTCTAAATATTGTTCAATATTTTTCACTTCACAATCTTTTTGAATCAATTCAGGAAACACTTCTTCTCCCAAAGTAATATTAGGTAAAGAGATGTATCCAACTTTTAAAAGATACTTCGCAATAAAGTAATTTAAAAAAGAAGTTCTATATACGACAATGCTTGGAACATCAAAAAGAGCTAGTTCAAGAGTAACCGTTCCAGATACTGCCACAGCATAAGAACATTTTTTCACAATTTCTCCCAAATCTTTTCCAAATATAATTTCGACATTGGGTAGATCTTTCATTTCTTTCGGCAAAAAAGAAAATGCCTCTTCATTTGATAATTTTAATAAAAATTCTTGTTTTGGATTTCTTAAAATCAAATCATAATAAATGTCCATGACAGATAAAATTTCTTGTTTTCTACTTCCGGGCAATAACAAAATCTTATCTCCACTTTGCTTTCTAGGAGGGCATGTCTCTACCAAAGGATTCCCAAAATAATGAACTTTTACTCCCTCTTTTTGATAAAAATCGACTTCCCAAGGAAAAATTACCATAATTTCATCTGCTAATCTTAAACTTTGAATTCTTTTTTTCCCCCATACCCATAATTTTGGTGGGATATAATAATTCACTTTTACATCAGGGCATCTTTCTTTTAAGGCTTTTAAAAATTTTAAGTGAAAGCCTCCATAATCAATCAAAAGTACTTTTTCTATCTTCTCTTTTTCTATAAATTGAAGATAGCTTTCCATCTTTTCTTTTAAAAAACTGTATTTTTTGAAAGCTTCTAAAAATCCCATAATAGCAAGTTCTTGTATATCTTGTATCACAGTGACTCCTGCTTCTCGACTATGAAGACCCGCAACTCCATATAATTCACAATCTGGGTATTTCTTACGAATGACTTTTGCTAAATAAGAAAGATGTAAATCTCCTGACACTTCTCCAGTGGAAACAAAAATTTTCATAAGCTCTCCTCTACACTTTCTTTCCTATTAAAAAAATACCATATTGATTTGCCAAAGAAATTGCTTCTTCTCTCTCTAGAAAAAACATTTTTTTAGCTTCCATCACAATCCCTTTTGCTCCAATTTCTATCGCTTTCTTCACAGTTTCTACTCCAACAGTAGGAATATCAACTCGCATATCTTGTTTTGGTCTAGCCATTTTTACGATAATACAACCTTTCCCTGCAAGTTCTCCCGCACGAAGAATAGTCTTATCCGTTCCTTCCATTCCTTCCAAAGCAACGACTGCTTCTTCTTTTACAATAACAGTCTGTCCAATATCTAACTTCGTTAGCATCTTTGCTGCTTCAACCCCTAATTGAATTGTTTTATGATCTTCTTTTTCCGGCTTTTTTTCTGTATAACAAATTTCCTCTACCATAAAAGAAGATAAGAGATAGTTTTGAGAAAGCACTTTAATTCCATTTAACTTCAAAAAAGAAATGACTGCAAACAAAAGAGTTTCATCTTTTTTATCAGGCAACATCTTCATAATCTCTTGACCATAATAATCTAAATCTAAGTTTTGAAATAAAAGACTCTTTTCTACTTTCCCTAATAAAATTAGTTTTTTAATACCACAAAAAGAGAAATGTTTTACAATTTCTCCAATGTGTCCTATGTGAAAAGAACG encodes:
- a CDS encoding AbgT family transporter, with product MANETEFSRKGFLGKVAAISNRLPHPVTIFIILSVVVAFLSVIFSQMGVQVEIEAINRSTKEVELQTFQVRNLLNAEGIRWIFESAVENFISFEPLGVVLFFSLFFNFLNEVGLFPSFLKKSMQKIKGRYVSFFIAFLGVNSSFAGDIGYVLVIPIAGIIYKQLKRNPIAGIILGFSSTSAGFAACLVSIDALLGGLSTSAMSIVNPDYIVTPLANSIFMFFFTFFITFIIAFINDRFIEPQLEGMTLEEEISETEENNFSILTEEENKGLRAAGLGFLVSLAIILILSVPSWAPLRNPNTGKLLLGWSPLLSAIVPVICFIFFVPGLFYGIATKKIRNDKDLMTFLFKSLDGFGAFIVLCFFSSIFISWFSYSQLGIIIAAEGGKFLSGIGLSRLPLIIAFVLFCSFANLFIGSMTSKYVLLAPIFLPMLYKMGISPELAQLAYRIGDSSTNVVSPLMSYFALILIYCNKYNKKFGMGDLITYMIPHAIVILISSLIFLGIWVTFDLPIGFGTVNFL
- the rph gene encoding ribonuclease PH, with product MERIDGRKENQLREIKITRDFNIHAEGSVLIESGNTKVICTASVSEKVPSFIKNTGKGWLTAEYSMIPRATGERNQREAAKGKLSGRTMEIQRLIGRALRSSIDLEKLGERTITLDCDVIQADGGTRTASITGAFVAMAIAAAKLLREGTITESPVLSSVAAVSVGKCEGNIFLDLNYVEDSSAEVDMNVIQNDLGEYIEVQGTGEEATFCRKELNALLDMAEIGIHQLLEKQREVLGEDYEIIFSNRK
- a CDS encoding MurR/RpiR family transcriptional regulator, whose amino-acid sequence is MDKISKFYMEHYKTLTKGEKKIAEYIVKNPKQVLLLSALELGKEIGVSDASILRFSKALGFVKFTEFRNYIALELREANPADRIVKHWDNFQSNSDIVNKIVNADLKNIKEFLMNIDFEAVNELVSWINHSRKIYILGIGSSRAISQFLFWHIKRLGFDTECVNEGGLGLYEIFSHINERDLVILFTFPRFLQDEVRALSLAKEKKAKIVAITSNLFSEISYLSDMVFKLSCENEGFFNSYIVPMELCNIILTALFEQNKEKIYSEMKKNTEMKDFLFTNEK
- a CDS encoding gamma-glutamyl-gamma-aminobutyrate hydrolase family protein, whose amino-acid sequence is MKKPIIGITSAYEKEEGLRNYHRTTVSIDYTKAVVKGGGIPLVIPVTEDREIIKDQIALLDGLLLSGGTDLNPFLYGEDFKNGIHLVSPERDAYEWILLEEFLKTGKPILGVCRGHQLLNVYFKGSLYQDLKYYSSEVIQHRQEMYPELATHTVNIIDRDNILFELYGEKIFTNSFHHQIINRLGENLTVIATTNDGVIEAFQKKSHKFLYGIQWHPEMMTARGNTEMQKIFEKFVSYCMKE
- the lpxB gene encoding lipid-A-disaccharide synthase, with amino-acid sequence MKIFVSTGEVSGDLHLSYLAKVIRKKYPDCELYGVAGLHSREAGVTVIQDIQELAIMGFLEAFKKYSFLKEKMESYLQFIEKEKIEKVLLIDYGGFHLKFLKALKERCPDVKVNYYIPPKLWVWGKKRIQSLRLADEIMVIFPWEVDFYQKEGVKVHYFGNPLVETCPPRKQSGDKILLLPGSRKQEILSVMDIYYDLILRNPKQEFLLKLSNEEAFSFLPKEMKDLPNVEIIFGKDLGEIVKKCSYAVAVSGTVTLELALFDVPSIVVYRTSFLNYFIAKYLLKVGYISLPNITLGEEVFPELIQKDCEVKNIEQYLEKIKQNPASWKKKLESVRESLSGENIIENYADFLVEGEK
- a CDS encoding XTP/dITP diphosphatase; the encoded protein is MKLFLATGNKHKIEEIKAIFHENEVEIFSILDGISIPEVVEDGKTFEENSQKKALEIAKYLNMMTVADDSGLCVDALGGAPGVYSARYSEEGTDEANNQKLIQNLKGIDNRKARFVSVISFAKPDGEVFSFRGEVEGEIVDDRRGEFGFGYDPYFYVKEYGKTLAEMPEVKNQISHRANALKKFQEFWRQKKSF
- a CDS encoding ABC transporter ATP-binding protein, which encodes MKKLSWNPLKNKSLSTFLHYSMQYKWKMFAIVILSALASAMSAIPAWLSKYLIDDVLVKQEKNMLFLVLAGMFFCTLIKVLAVYYADIGSGYITEVIKRDIKVDIFKHLQKLPLHYYKKNKLGDIMARLSGDTSTLGRMGFIIFEMFKEFLTTFVLIIRMFQVDYILALISLIVLPLILQIVRKYTKKIRKSGRVRQDTAGAITAFTQESLSGIFVVKAFNAMKIMISKYEEISYDEFQKSFKTAKIKAKVSPINELITTLMIVLVALYGGYKIIVTKDITSGDLVSFVTALGLMQQPLKRLVAKNNELQESIPSADRVLEILEENIEKEYTGEEKHLDGRIESIEIENVSFVYPDTTENVLEDISLSIKSGEVVALVGKSGSGKSTLVNLIARFYETVSGKILINGVDSQTIPLEEFRNYIGVVPQESFLFSGSIAENIAFGKERVTQEEIEKAAKMANAYDFIMELPEQFETEVGERGTRLSGGQKQRIAIARALIQNPQIMILDEATSALDTESEKLVQEALDELMKGRTTFVIAHRLSTIIHADKIVVMEDGKIREVGNHTELLEKKGLYEHLYHIQFQEKMEEK
- a CDS encoding LpxI family protein; the encoded protein is MEKIGIIVGNGKFPLYFMKEAKSQGYDLYPVGLFDSIEEEIKNMEHYRSFHIGHIGEIVKHFSFCGIKKLILLGKVEKSLLFQNLDLDYYGQEIMKMLPDKKDETLLFAVISFLKLNGIKVLSQNYLLSSFMVEEICYTEKKPEKEDHKTIQLGVEAAKMLTKLDIGQTVIVKEEAVVALEGMEGTDKTILRAGELAGKGCIIVKMARPKQDMRVDIPTVGVETVKKAIEIGAKGIVMEAKKMFFLEREEAISLANQYGIFLIGKKV